The Hordeum vulgare subsp. vulgare chromosome 7H, MorexV3_pseudomolecules_assembly, whole genome shotgun sequence DNA window CACTGCACGCTGCACACCACCTGTTCGATAGTATTTCAGAGATTAATGACAAGGTGAGGGATGTGTCATATGTCGGGTGATTTCTTCTCGGATTGGAATGGTGAGGTTTATTTCAATACGACAACAGAATTGTGTCGTACCTGCATGCTAGTCAGCTAGTGTACACGGAAATATACTTTTTGGAATACATATACCGTACTATGGCTTCATTCATGGATTAATAGCTTAATCTATGAAATGGACATTTCAGGTATAAATTGTGTGATTGCAATTCGCACATAATACTGTTGCGAGCGTGTTCAGCATATTCTATGTATTTTGTGATTGCGCATACCTTCTCATGAATGTTGTATCTATCCTTTTTGCCTGGTATAGCATGCCAATTCTCCTCTTTCTCTTCTCTAAGGCTCTACCATCAAGTATTGAGTGTTACTGTTATATTTCTTTAGTGCTTGCTTACTAAGAATAGAAGTCCATGCTCCATTTTCCGATTATTGCACATAGAATGAGTGTCAAATTGTAATACACTATACTATAGTAGTGTGATTTGGAAAATGTGAATCCAATTTCAGATGAACAGTACAAGTAAATTCGCATCTCGCTACCCTATTTTAAATATGATGAGTACTGCTGATCACTTCTTGTCTGAGATTTTCTCCTGAATAGTCAGCTGAATTGAACTTTCTTTTTCTACCAGCAAGCACCATTTCTATTGTCAAAGAAGCGCCAACTATGTTGGATCCTGACCTTCTCAATATCACACGCTTCACTATTGCGGCCATTCCTTTTGTGCTATTCTTGTTGAAGTCAATCAGAGACATGCAAGTTGTTATTAGGGGCGTAGAACTGGGGATTTGGGTAACCTTGGCCTACCTCACTCAGTCTATTGGGTTAGTTACTGCTGATGCTGGTCGTGCATCTTCCATATCCGCCCTCACCGTAAGATCCTTTCTCAAGTTTAGTCCATAAAGTATTCCATATAAGATATGGTGTATGTTCTTTACTCAAACATATTCAGGTGATCATTGTTCCTTTCTTGGATGGTATTCTTGGAGCAGAAATACCTGCATATACATGACTTGGAGCATGTTTATCAGTTCTCGGGGTTGGTATTCTGGAGTTAAGTGGTTCTCCACCATGTGTAAGTCGACTATCTACATGTAAAGATCCACAAGTTATTCTGAACGTTTTTATTTGTCTTATGGCTTATAATACTGTTCTGTGTCAAGATTAGTGCGCTTTAGAATTTGAGCTCTGAATTAGTGTGCTTTAGAATTTGACCTCTGTATTCTTGATTCATTAAGTTGATAATAACTGCACAACTTGGACATATCATGTATGGCTCGAGCTCCATAGGCAGTGACTACCTGGCTAGATAAGCCATGAATGGTTTATTGTTTTTTTAGCTGTACAGTAGGACAAAGCCCTGCTGCaacttttctttatttattttggcTTTGTATTGGAATGAACCATTTAAATATTGCAATTGCATCCCCAATCCCCTTTTTTCCTCTTGAATCTACTATGTTTTTCCTGAATCTTTAATTTGATCTCCCTCTTTGTCAAAGTCATCCCTCATGATTGTTGCATGCACCTATGATTGATTTTGTCTCTGCATACAGTCTTTAGGTTGGTGATCTTCTGACCCTCCTTAGTGCCTTTTGTTTTGGAATTCACATGCTCAGAATCGAGCATATTTCCAGGAAAATGAAGAAAGAAAATTTCCTAGCCCTTGTTGTATGTCAGGTTAGTTATCGACAAAATCTCAgtgcttctcttgcatttatcttGTGAAGATTTTCCACTTTCTTCTCGATGAAGTGTTCTAAAAATGGGTTTAAAATCAGGTCGTTGTCGTAGCTGTTGTCTTGGCAGTCTCATTCATTGTTAAATGCTTCCTCCAGAATGTGGTACCCTGGACGTTAAAATCACGGACACCAACAGAGTTATTCAGTATGATGTCATCGTTTCCTTGGCTAGCAATACTATACACAGGCATAATCGCAACAACATTTTGTTTATGGGCAGAGGTCAGTAACTAGTCTTgcaatgtcaattcttttcagttTGGTGTCAAAGATTTTTATTGGAATACCTTCTTTTTTACCTGTTATTTTCCTGTCATCATATTGTTGCTATGCGTGATGTATCAGCTACGGAAACTGCAATAATTTATGGTCTGGAACCAGTATGGGGTGCTACTTTTGCATGGGCAATTCATGGTGAGAGATGGGACATTACTGGACTTATTGGAGCTGTCTTCATCATAGGTACTTATTCACCATCCACCACATTCTCAGCTACATTCTGCATTACGAATTTTCAATGATGAAAGTTGATGATTAGTTGCAGTACAAACCATCAATGTTCCTTCACTGTTTGGAAATGTAGGGCGTAGTTTGGCCATCCAAGTTCAAATTTATGCAACTACTAATAtgagaacatgtgggttatgttAAAGCACAATAAGGCTATGTTTTTCCAAAAGTACTTTCTTGTGACTGTGTTTTGTAATATTATACTTCAAACTTGGACAATAAATTTAACACCTTAGGTTTCCTACAGGAGGGAGTAGTTCCCAGAGCGAGAATATTGACTCTTGTTTTTCTTTTCAGCCGGTAGCTTGATGGTTCAGGTACTAGGGTCATTTCTTGATATTGATGTATCAGAGGACAGTTACCAGATGAACAGCTGATTCACAAATCGCAAAAATACGAGGATTTCATGTGATAACATATGATCAGTACTGCAACGTAATACACCAAGTAGCTAGCATGACACTGCAACAAGATCTAACTACAATTATGGCCAGTTGCACAAGGAATGGAAAGCTCACTAGGCTGACAACAATAGGGGTGGCTCACCAGTGGCCTGGGCAACTGATGAAAACAAACTGTGGTGCGTGGTGACGTGGAGAACACAGCTACAGAAAATGGGGATGTGTATAACTCGACTAAATGCCTAGGATAGTCTGATTTCGTATCAAAAACATTCTAAATACTGTTTTCTCTCAATGTAAATCAATCCACATGATGTAGTATGTATAATAGATTAGTTCATGCAGATTCTGCATCAACCTTTATTTTAGTACGCTATTGTTCATTGTCAACTAGATATATGTCCATAAAACTAGATTGTACTAACTGACACATAGCTTACAAATTCTCCATGGGATCAGAACCGCACCTACTATGCTTGGGATCAGACGGCATATTCCAGCCCAAGAcacgaaaaacaagattatactcACAGGAGTAGTATATATCTTGAAACAGAGCAGAAGTACCATTGCAGGCTCACAGCAGCAAGAAGTAGAGCCACAGTTTTATATTGCATGAACAAGTggagcaaattcctcaaaggtaCATCTGTGGCTACCCTCGCACCCCTTTCAGCTCCTTCTATCAATGCAATAACACGCAAGCTTTCACGTATTCCTGAAAAAAGTaatgcaaaataataataattcagaTAACAAATACTTTTAGTTTCTAGATGAAAAGATAATTCAAATATACAGCTTTCAAATATAACAAGATGCATGCTAAAGATAATTCTAATAGTaccatcaatatatatatatatatatatatatatatatatatatatatatatttgctgTTGATCCATATGCATCTTTTAAATATAACGAGATCCATGCTAAAGATAATTCCAATAGTCCAACTGAACAAGGAATCGCACCAAAACCGAACCGAACAACTGACCACATTGGAACTGACCGTACACATGATGATCTAAACTTTTAGCAATTATGTTTGCTTACCTGACCTGAATTCTGCATTTGAAtagtctaagagcatctccaatagatgaTATAAATTTGAAGATGTAAAACTGGGTTTTGTATAATTTAAATCACCAAAATGTGTTTTTACATCTAAAAAAGAGCCAACTCTAACAGATGACGTATATTTGTGATGTAAAACTCCAACCCCAATAATTGATGTAAATGTGAAGATGTAAAACCAACCGATGGCCGCGTGAATGTGTACAACCACTGTGCAGTTGCACAATTTGAAATAAAAACATCCTGAATTAAAATTTCAAATTTTCACGTGTCCACAATATTAAGTTGTTACATAATTCATCAAATCCATAACATCAAATGCATCACAACTACAACATGTGCACAATACAACTAACAAATAATGAAACTTGGCGGTTCTTTTGCCATGCCATTTTCAGTGCTCCTTCATCAAGTCTTTCTGAAGTTCATCGTGTGTATCCGAATCTCGATTTTGCAAGTATACGCGGCTATTTGCTTCAAAGGTCATTGGTGGAACTTCTCCATTGGTTAAATTGGCAAAAAAGAGTTGCCGGTCGAGCACATGGATATCGTTGCAAGATCCAGACATCCCAAAATCTGAATGCCAAATCCATGTTTCTTAACCAACAACGACCTCAAGAATGATGTTGGCATCCTTCGAGCATTTCTTGAACTGTCCATGCCATGCTTTAAAACAATTCTTTCACTTCCAGTGCATGCAATCGATTGACCCAAGCATACCTGAAAACCCAGAGACTTTGTTCCTCTTCAAAAGCCTTTGAATATCCTAAGCATTGTGTGCTCTCAAGTACTATGGACCCACCATTGTCTTTACAAATTGTTTTACATAGAAGATAGAAGTGCTCTCTGCCATCACCAAATTGTCATTGATATAATATGTTggaacaccatagaccatcatgTGCAAAGTGGAACTGACCTTCTGCTCGGTACTatgttcaagcaaactagcacaaTTCCTTCTCTGCTTGAAGGATCGGCAtgctacttcacggaaatgcaaatgTGGATGAACAAATCTTTGGACATCCTAAATTGGCGACGAAAGTACCTCTCTGGAAAACGGTGGTGTACCAAAGTAGTTGCGCATCAACCCATTCTGTCTGGATGAACTCACGACCAAACACGAAACCGTCGTACTTCGACTTCTGCATCGCCACTAGCGTAGCAATGTCCTATTCTTCGCTCAAATCAAatcctcataaacaagtaatcatccatgaaaaaggagccacaggagctcataTACAATGCCTAAATCACAGTCAAACTACATCTTCATGCCCGATAAAGAACCCTCCAAGTTTTGCATGTTTCTTTACCTTGGGGGAATTTGCTCGAACATGGCTGCCAGCGGTTACGGGCTACGGGCGCGTGCTGGTGGCCCTGTCCTTTCTCCGACCGCAGTTGCAGGCGCGGCGTGGGGGGTGCGACTCGAGGCTATTCATGTTGGTCGGTTGTGATGTCTCCTCGCACCTCTGGTGGGTGGAGGGCTAGACCGTGAGGGGgaggggtttccccttgtcccGGTACGGTTTGGCCGTCGTATGGTGGTTGCATCGGCCGTCGGGTCTCTTGTCGCGGCTTGACTGACGGTGGGGTGCGGTAGTGGTGGTGCCTCTCCTCTTTCCGGTTCGGTCCGACGACGCGGGGTGTCCGCGCGATGGTGACGGCCATGACTGGGAGCTCATGCTCGAATGGACCAATGTTAGGCCCCGGACGGGTCGAAGCTTCGTTCTGGGTGGACGATGGTGGCCTCAGTCTGGGTGGATGATGTTCTGGGTGAACAATTTTCAAATACTCGTTCAATATTTTTTAATActtattcaaaaaaaattctaatACTCATTCAACAATTTTTAAAGCTCGCTCAACATTCTTAGTACTTATTCAACATTTTGAAAATCTTATTCCATTTTTAAGACTTATTCAACATTTTCGAAATACTCGTTTAACATCTTCTGAATACTCGTTCAACAATTTTTAATACTCATTCAACATTGTTAAATACTTGTTCAACTTTTAACACTTATTCAAAaatttcaaatacttgttcaacctTTTCCTAATATTTATTTAACATTTTAATACTtattaaacatttttcaaatacatttcaacatttttcaaatgcgTTTTTAAAGAATGTTTTTTGCATATATATGTACAGTATTTTAAAGCATAAATAAAAg harbors:
- the LOC123412281 gene encoding uncharacterized protein LOC123412281 isoform X2, with the protein product MAPSHLRSPFPLLSYLPLPGSHTTPLPRRRHLFLPPSATPSGDTAPPPARRSSHPDKASGEGEWWRKAVPPGRAGPPAPSPRSRCRRPGGRPCGRRALRGGRPCHWCPALLNLLVLIFGDHCSFLGWYSWSRNTCIYMTWSMFISSRGWYSGVKWFSTMCKSTIYIIEHISRKMKKENFLALVVCQNVVPWTLKSRTPTELFSMMSSFPWLAILYTGIIATTFCLWAEIVAMRDVSATETAIIYGLEPVWGATFAWAIHGERWDITGLIGAVFIIDSPWDQNRTYYAWDQTAYSSPRHEKQDYTHRSSIYLETEQKYHCRLTAARSRATVLYCMNKWSKFLKGYSSVYNNASNLVGPAACGATRLVFGGGVTLGGRGQGVIFPARMTT
- the LOC123412281 gene encoding uncharacterized protein LOC123412281 isoform X1, which gives rise to MAPSHLRSPFPLLSYLPLPGSHTTPLPRRRHLFLPPSATPSGDTAPPPARRSSHPDKASGEGEWWRKAVPPGRAGPPAPSPRSRCRRPGGRPCGRRALRGGRPCHWCPALLNLLVLIFGDHCSFLGWYSWSRNTCIYMTWSMFISSRGWYSGVKWFSTMCKSTIYIIEHISRKMKKENFLALVVCQVVVVAVVLAVSFIVKCFLQNVVPWTLKSRTPTELFSMMSSFPWLAILYTGIIATTFCLWAEIVAMRDVSATETAIIYGLEPVWGATFAWAIHGERWDITGLIGAVFIIDSPWDQNRTYYAWDQTAYSSPRHEKQDYTHRSSIYLETEQKYHCRLTAARSRATVLYCMNKWSKFLKGYSSVYNNASNLVGPAACGATRLVFGGGVTLGGRGQGVIFPARMTT
- the LOC123412281 gene encoding uncharacterized protein LOC123412281 isoform X3, whose product is MAPSHLRSPFPLLSYLPLPGSHTTPLPRRRHLFLPPSATPSGDTAPPPARRSSHPDKASGEGEWWRKAVPPGRAGPPAPSPRSRCRRPGGRPCGRRALRGGRPCHWCPALLNLLVLIFGDHCSFLGWYSWSRNTCIYMTWSMFISSRGWYSGVKWFSTMCKSTIYIIEHISRKMKKENFLALVVCQVVVVAVVLAVSFIVKCFLQNVVPWTLKSRTPTELFSMMSSFPWLAILYTGIIATTFCLWAEIVAMRDVSATETAIIYGLEPVWGATFAWAIHGERWDITGLIGAVFIIAGSLMVQVLGSFLDIDVSEDSYQMNS
- the LOC123412281 gene encoding uncharacterized protein LOC123412281 isoform X4 → MAPSHLRSPFPLLSYLPLPGSHTTPLPRRRHLFLPPSATPSGDTAPPPARRSSHPDKASGEGEWWRKAVPPGRAGPPAPSPRSRCRRPGGRPCGRRALRGGRPCHWCPALLNLLVLIFGDHCSFLGWYSWSRNTCIYMTWSMFISSRGWYSGVKWFSTMCKSTIYIIEHISRKMKKENFLALVVCQVVVVAVVLAVSFIVKCFLQNVVPWTLKSRTPTELFSMMSSFPWLAILYTGIIATTFCLWAEIVAMRDVSATETAIIYGLEPVWGATFAWAIHAGSLMVQVLGSFLDIDVSEDSYQMNS